Proteins encoded within one genomic window of Perognathus longimembris pacificus isolate PPM17 chromosome 28, ASM2315922v1, whole genome shotgun sequence:
- the Tlr8 gene encoding toll-like receptor 8, translated as MSFLPSILTCLALLISDSCEFFNETNSSRSYPCDEKRQNASVIAECNNRHLREVPQTVGKYVKELDLSENFITHITNESFQGLQNLTKINLNHNANQQHQNENPWMNKNGMNITDGAFHSLRKLRELLLEDNQLDKIPADLPESLRELSLIQNNIISITKNNTLGLRNLESLYLSWNCYFVCNETFDVENGTFEDLTNLKVLSLSFNTLIHVPPKLPSSLTKLFLSNTKIKIIHQDDFMGLRNLKLLDLSGNCPRCFNAPFPCTPCDGDASIQIHPYAFRNLNQLHWLNLSSTSLREVPSSWFDNMTYLKELHLEFNYLVQEIASGAFLTKLPYLEILDLSFNYIKTEYPQYINISQNFSALHSLKALHLRGYVFQELKQEHFKPLMGLQHLKTINLGVNFIKQIDFSLFQHFSSLKIIYLSENRISPLVYDVQQNDTKHSSLQSHSLKPRSTDTKFDPHSNFYHQTAPLIKPQCTTYGKALDLSLNSIFFIGKKQFEGFHDIACLNLSSNGNAQVLHGTEFSAVPQVKYLDLTNNKLDFDDNKALNELLNLEVLDLSHNAHYFSIAGVTHRLGFIQNLTHLKVLNLSYNGIYTLTEENELKSTSLKELVFSGNRLDLLWNAGDTRYLPIFKCLKNLIRLDLAFNKLQRIPNEAFLNLPQSLRELYLNNNRLNFFDWSALQHFPHLHLLDLSRNELSSVDHSLSRFTPSLRTLLLRQNRISHLPTGFFAEASFLVHLDLSFNLIKMINKSTLQTKNTTNLAILKLGRNPFDCTCDIGDFRRWLDENLNVTTPRLVDIICDNPGDQRGKSIMSLELTTCVSDTIAAILFFSTFFITTAVMLAALAHHLFYWDVWFIYHMCLAKIRGYTSLSTSQTFYDAYISYDTKDASVTDWVINELRYQLEESKEKNVLLCLEERDWDPGLAIIENLMQSIHQSKKTIFVLTKKYAKSWNFKTAFYLALQRLMDENLDVIIFILLEPVLQHSQYLRLRRRICKSSILQWPDNPKAEGLFWQSLKNVVLTENDSRYNNLYVESIRQ; from the coding sequence ATGTCCTTTCTGCCGTCAATCCTGACCTGCCTAGCCCTGCTTATTTCTGATTCCTGTGAATTCTTCAATGAAACCAATTCTTCTAGAAGCTATCCTTGTGATGAGAAAAGGCAAAATGCCTCTGTGATTGCAGAATGCAACAATCGTCACCTACGAGAAGTTCCCCAGACAGTGGGCAAATACGTGAAGGAACTAGACCTATCTGAGAATTTTATCACACACATAACGAATGAGTCATTTCAAGGGCTCCAAAATCTCACGAAAATTAATCTAAACCACAATGCCAACCAGCAGCACCAGAATGAAAATCCATGGATGAATAAGAATGGCATGAATATTACAGATGGTGCCTTCCATAGCCTAAGAAAATTGAGAGAGTTACTGCTTGAAGACAACCAATTAGACAAAATCCCTGCTGACTTGCCTGAGTCTTTGAGAGAACTTAGTCTCattcaaaataatataatttccatAACAAAAAATAACACTCTGGGGCTTAGGAACTTGGAGAGTCTCTATTTAAGCTGGAACTGCTATTTTGTTTGTAATGAAACTTTTGATGTGGAAAATGGGACATTTGAAGACCTTACAAACTTGAAGGTGTTGTCACTATCTTTCAATACTCTTATTCATGTGCCACCCAAACTACCGAGCTCCCTAACAAAACTCTTTTTGAGTAATACCAAGATCAAAATCATCCATCAAGATGACTTCATGGGGTTGAGGAATTTAAAATTATTAGATTTAAGTGGGAATTGTCCGAGGTGTTTCAATGCACCGTTTCCTTGCACACCTTGTGATGGAGATGCCTCCATTCAGATACATCCTTATGCTTTTCGAAATCTCAACCAACTTCACTGGCTAAACCTCTCAAGCACGTCCCTCCGGGAGGTTCCCTCCAGTTGGTTCGACAACATGACTTATCTGAAAGAGTTACATCTTGAATTCAACTACTTAGTGCAGGAAATCGCCTCTGGAGCATTTTTAACAAAACTACCTTACTTAGAAATACTTGATTTATCTTTTAACTACATCAAGACAGAATATCCACAATATATTAACATTTCCCAAAACTTTTCTGCACTTCATTCTCTCAAAGCATTACATTTAAGAGGTTATGTGTTCCAAGAATTGAAACAAGAACATTTCAAGCCCCTTATGGGTCTTCAACATTTAAAGACCATCAACTTGGGCGTCAACTTTATTAAGCAAATTGATTTCAGCCTTTTCCAACATTTCTCCAGCCTGAAAATTATTTACTTGTCTGAAAACAGAATATCGCCTTTGGTGTATGATGTCCAGCAGAATGACACAAAACATTCTTCGTTACAAAGTCATAGCCTTAAACCACGCTCTACTGATACCAAGTTTGATCCACATTCGAATTTTTATCACCAAACTGCTCCTTTAATAAAGCCACAATGCACCACCTATGGAAAAGCCTTAGATTTAAGtttaaatagtattttctttATTGGGAAAAAGCAATTTGAAGGATTTCATGACATTGCCTGTCTCAATTTATCTTCTAATGGCAATGCTCAAGTTTTACATGGAACCGAATTTTCAGCTGTACCTCAGGTCAAATATTTGGATTTGACCAACAATAAGCTAGACTTTGATGATAACAAAgctcttaatgaactactcaacTTAGAAGTTCTAGATCTCAGCCACAATGCCCACTATTTCAGCATAGCAGGGGTCACACATCGTTTAGGATTTATACAAAATTTAACCCATCTCAAGGTTTTAAACTTGAGCTATAATGGCATTTATACGTTAACAGAGGAGAATGAATTGAAAAGCACATCTCTGAAAGAATTAGTTTTCAGTGGAAACCGCCTTGACCTTTTGTGGAATGCAGGAGATACCCGCTACTTGCCCATTTTTAAATGTCTCAAGAATCTTATTCGTCTTGATTTAGCTTTCAATAAGCTTCAGCGGATCCCCAATGAGGCCTTCCTTAATTTGCCCCAGAGCCTCAGAGAACTCTATCTAAATAACAATAGGTTAAATTTCTTTGATTGGTCAGCACTCCAGCATTTTCCACATCTCCACTTGCTCGACTTAAGTAGAAATGAGCTATCTTCTGTAGATCATAGCTTATCTAGATTTACTCCTTCTCTTCGGACATTGCTGCTGAGACAGAACAGAATTTCCCACCTGCCCACTGGCTTCTTTGCTgaagccagttttctggtgcaCCTGGACTTAAGTTTCAACCTGATAAAGATGATCAACAAATCCACGCTGCAAACCAAGAACACTACCAACTTAGCTATTTTAAAGCTAGGTAGGAACCCTTTTGACTGTACCTGTGACATCGGAGATTTTCGAAGATGGCTGGATGAAAATCTGAATGTCACCACTCCTAGATTGGTAGATATCATTTGTGACAATCCTGGGGATCAAAGAGGGAAGAGTATCATGAGTCTAGAACTCACAACTTGTGTTTCAGACACCATTGCAGCGATCTTGTTTTTCTCCACATTCTTTATCACCACTGCAGTTATGTTGGCTGCCCTTGCTCACCATTTGTTTTACTGGGATGTTTGGTTCATCTATCACATGTGTTTAGCTAAGATTCGAGGCTACACATCTCTTTCCACTTCCCAAACCTTCTATGATGCTTATATTTCTTATGACACCAAAGATGCCTCTGTCACAGACTGGGTAATCAATGAGCTGCGCTACCAACTTGAAGAGAGCAAGGAGAAAAATGTTCTCCTTTGTTTAGAGGAGAGGGATTGGGATCCAGGATTAGCCATCATCGAGAACCTCATGCAGAGTATACACCAGAGCAAGAAAACAATCTTTGTTCTAACCAAAAAATATGCAAAAAGTTGGAACTTTAAAACCGCGTTCTACTTGGCCTTGCAGAGGTTAATGGATGAGAATCTGGATGTGATTATATTTATTCTGCTCGAGCCTGTGTTACAGCATTCTCAGTACCTGAGACTGCGGCGGCGCATCTGTAAGAGCTCCATCCTCCAATGGCCGGACAACCCCAAGGCAGAAGGCTTGTTTTGGCAAAGCCTAAAAAATGTGGTCTTAACTGAAAATGATTCACGGTATAACAATTTGTATGTGGAGTCCATTAGGCAATAA